The Dioscorea cayenensis subsp. rotundata cultivar TDr96_F1 chromosome 8, TDr96_F1_v2_PseudoChromosome.rev07_lg8_w22 25.fasta, whole genome shotgun sequence genome segment GCCGATGTTGCTATATCATTGCAAAGTCTAAAGATCATGGAGGAAGACTTGATGAGATTTGGATAGTTCATCAGGTGTTGTAATCCTTCCTTTGTTTTTCCTCGTCGATCTGATAACAAGAACACATGTACCAATATAACATGCCCTGACACTGATATCCAACCGTTGTTAAGGTACTCTTCAAGCCTTGGTTTATAACCACTGTAATGCCACTCTGCTTCTCTTAAGAAAGCTTTGAATAGATCTGCCCACTGTagtacaaggaaaaaaaaaacaatcaagtcAATCACTAGCTCTCTGCTTTGGTTAGAAGAAGAATTTAAGGACTTACCGCTTTTCCAATATATGGCATACAATCCCATCCCTCGagtttctgaattttattaGCCAATTCCTCTGCAGTGTTGTAGAGAGAATTGTAGAATATCTTCATGTACTCTGGCAGCTCTTCACTTCCATCACACTGCCACCTTTCTACTGCCTTAGTGAATAGCTGAAGTTCATCCAATGATCCATAAACGTCATAAACGTCATCCAATGTTGTTATCAGAGCCATGACTTTTGTGATTTCTTCTCTACAGAACCCGTGTTGTGGACCAAACACAATTCCAACCGCACAAAAGAAACACTCCACTAACCTGTCCCTTGCAAAGCTTGTTCTCTCCCCAAGTCCCAATTTTTTCCACCACCTgattaaacacaaaacaaagttaattatataaattagacATCTATAGAAAAGTGAATAATTACCACACTCACTCTATCGTTTTCTGGAGTTCCTTGTGGTGTGTGCTCTGCACCAGGTTGAAATCAAGCTTGGCAAATTGAAGCAAAATTGGATTCATGTTCTCTGACGTCTTATATTGGTCAATATACCATCTCGCCTCCAACCTCCGCATCCTCCAATGTAATGGAAGTTCCAGTGAGCGTTGCACTTTCTCCTTCATGTGTGGATGCATGCATGGGATAAGATTAACAAGATGTTTAGTAGTGAAATCCCTTGCCTTTTCTAGTGTTTCCTCTCCATGAAAACCAAGAAATGAAGCTTCATATAAACTCAACAATCCCTGCACATCCTTCTCAAGAAGAGACACTCTGAAACTCCCTTTCTCATCTTTGAAATGACTGAATACATCTGCGCATGcatgaaattaaacatgatCACCCAAAACCAGTTAACCAACCACATATATTTAAGAAAACAACCTGCATGTGGAGCTTGTTTTCAATGTGTATATATACCTTGAGAGACATGAAGACCATGCTGCCTAAGCAATCTGAATAACAGAGCCGTGGGGTGGAGGTCTTCCTTCATGACCACTGAGATATGATCACTCTTGGCAGATATGGAAGTAAGTGCATCCATGATCTCTTCTCCAAAGTGATGTTCTAAACCAAGATGTTCAATATCATCAATCAACTCAAGCCGCGCTACGAACTTATTCTCTTGCTTGATTAAAGATCTCACCTCCTCCTTCAGCTCTGCAAACAATATTGTTGTACGTGCCTTAACCTGAATAAATTTCACATAAATTATTACAAGAACAATAGCATCATGCACGTAAGCATGCaagaacatatatataagaagaaatTATTATTCAGCAGTGATGATCACTTGATCAAAGTCACTGTCTAGTGACTTGATGGAGTTGTAATCCCACTGGTTCGGCTGGTAATTAGCAGACCGCCTTAAAGGTGGCTCTGGCGAGGGGGTGGTGGCGGCGGTGAACGAGCAATTAGTGGCAGCTCTACGAGTTACAAGTGAGCCATTATTTACAGCAGCGGATGGCATTCTGATCATCATGCTCATTGGAGCATAATGGTTAGAACAGGAAAGAAGGTAATTATGGCTTGCCATTCTTCTTTTTAGTTGATTGACTTGTTCCAGGCTGGCTTGGGACAcagtgagaatatatatatatagggggaGAGAGGTCAGTTCTTGGGGCAAAAGTGTGATTTCgatattttgcatttttttaaataaataagttatatattttaCTGCTTTTGTCGGCCGTGAGGAAGCCTGTTGTTCCTCGAATTGTTCTTTTGTagttgattattgttttggtaTTGTGCTTGAGTACCACACCTAGTGGtctatctctttcttttctttccccgAGTTAGagatgtttgttgttgtttctcgtttattttaattgaagtaGTTTATctacttattaaaaaaaataataaaaactaaaaataaaaaccatatatttttttaaagtaaaagacAAGGCAActagatgaaaacaaaaagagataTATCAACATTTACAACTTCTTTGtggatgtttttcttttattataaaaatattgtttcataatttattattatttttaaatatagataaaacACTCGCattgaaaagtaaaagagttgttgatatatatatttttataaaataaataaaattaaattaattattattattattattattattttttttttgaaaaggtggataaaccacttactattaaaataattatttgacggagttcactcatttttttactttgttgtttaatat includes the following:
- the LOC120267606 gene encoding alpha-terpineol synthase, chloroplastic-like — translated: MASHNYLLSCSNHYAPMSMMIRMPSAAVNNGSLVTRRAATNCSFTAATTPSPEPPLRRSANYQPNQWDYNSIKSLDSDFDQVKARTTILFAELKEEVRSLIKQENKFVARLELIDDIEHLGLEHHFGEEIMDALTSISAKSDHISVVMKEDLHPTALLFRLLRQHGLHVSQDVFSHFKDEKGSFRVSLLEKDVQGLLSLYEASFLGFHGEETLEKARDFTTKHLVNLIPCMHPHMKEKVQRSLELPLHWRMRRLEARWYIDQYKTSENMNPILLQFAKLDFNLVQSTHHKELQKTIEWWKKLGLGERTSFARDRLVECFFCAVGIVFGPQHGFCREEITKVMALITTLDDVYDVYGSLDELQLFTKAVERWQCDGSEELPEYMKIFYNSLYNTAEELANKIQKLEGWDCMPYIGKAWADLFKAFLREAEWHYSGYKPRLEEYLNNGWISVSGHVILVHVFLLSDRRGKTKEGLQHLMNYPNLIKSSSMIFRLCNDIATSAAELVRGDTPTSMHCYMSEYNTTEDQARREIWNLISKSWKELNEGLSDCSPLSLFFGKTAMNLARVMHCVYQHGDSHGAPDQDKENQIKSLFCEAMKLE